From a region of the Gammaproteobacteria bacterium genome:
- the wecB gene encoding UDP-N-acetylglucosamine 2-epimerase (non-hydrolyzing): protein MKIACVFGTRPEIIKFAPIIAALKKQPEFELTLIATDQHRELLQEMLKVFDIHPDIELHCMLPNQSLTSLTTELLRKVAPIFTEKKYDAVLIQGDTTTVMVVALVCFYNHIPVGHIEAGLRTFDIHNPFPEEMNRIFVSPLSSWHFVPTEIEYNNLVREHINENKIFITGNTVIDAIKMIIQKGITPSFKPQPDKRTILVTAHRRENHGAPLKNICQALKILTKKFDDIQIVFPVHPNPNVHETVHKILGDEANIHLIAPLTYTDFVAYMNLCYFIMSDSGGVQEEAPALGKPVLILRDNTERPKTVSCGAGLLVGTSVENIVVQASTLLTDSDLYYQMSHTLSPYGDGKAAERIVEILKTKLFNLEMHENSSSLNS, encoded by the coding sequence ATGAAAATAGCCTGCGTATTTGGCACCCGCCCTGAAATAATTAAATTTGCACCTATTATTGCAGCTTTAAAAAAACAGCCAGAGTTTGAACTTACGCTAATTGCAACAGATCAACATCGTGAGCTGCTACAAGAAATGTTGAAAGTATTCGATATTCATCCAGATATCGAATTACATTGTATGCTGCCTAATCAGTCGCTGACGAGTTTGACTACTGAATTGTTACGAAAAGTTGCTCCTATTTTTACTGAGAAAAAATATGATGCCGTCTTAATACAAGGTGACACGACTACAGTGATGGTTGTGGCTTTAGTTTGTTTTTATAATCACATTCCGGTTGGTCACATTGAAGCTGGTTTACGCACCTTTGATATCCATAACCCTTTTCCTGAAGAAATGAATCGCATTTTTGTAAGCCCGCTGTCTAGTTGGCACTTTGTACCAACTGAGATTGAATATAATAATTTAGTAAGAGAACATATTAATGAAAATAAAATTTTTATAACGGGCAACACGGTGATTGATGCAATCAAAATGATCATACAAAAAGGCATAACTCCTTCTTTTAAACCGCAACCTGATAAAAGAACCATTTTAGTAACTGCTCACCGGCGCGAAAATCATGGCGCACCCTTGAAAAATATTTGTCAAGCTTTAAAGATTTTAACTAAAAAATTTGATGATATACAAATTGTTTTTCCTGTACATCCCAATCCTAATGTACATGAAACAGTACACAAAATACTAGGTGACGAAGCCAATATTCATTTGATCGCACCACTCACTTACACAGATTTTGTCGCCTACATGAATCTATGTTATTTCATTATGAGCGATTCTGGCGGCGTACAAGAAGAAGCCCCAGCACTAGGAAAGCCCGTTCTTATTCTGCGGGATAACACTGAGCGTCCTAAAACTGTTAGCTGCGGAGCTGGCCTACTGGTGGGTACTTCAGTAGAAAATATTGTGGTGCAAGCTTCTACTCTACTCACCGATAGTGATTTATATTATCAAATGTCACACACCCTATCCCCTTATGGTGATGGAAAAGCTGCAGAACGCATTGTAGAGATTTTAAAAACCAAGTTGTTTAATTTAGAAATGCATGAAAACTCCTCGAGTTTAAACTCATGA